Proteins from a single region of Haloarchaeobius litoreus:
- a CDS encoding dihydrofolate reductase, giving the protein MDVIAVAAVSENGVIGDGPTLPWSLPEEVRRYRERVADDLVLIGRRTFEMFDDPPGATQIVMSRSDREYDDPDVIHAGSVEAALEAARERGAPVLYVLGGSAIYGALLPHYDRMLISRIEGEYEGDASFPEFDRDEWELVSETEFDGYVLEEWLPTSKRD; this is encoded by the coding sequence ATGGACGTCATCGCCGTCGCGGCTGTCAGCGAGAACGGTGTCATCGGAGACGGGCCGACGCTCCCGTGGAGCCTGCCCGAGGAGGTCCGTCGCTACCGGGAGCGCGTCGCCGACGACCTGGTGCTCATCGGTCGTCGCACGTTCGAGATGTTCGACGACCCACCGGGCGCAACGCAGATCGTCATGAGTCGGAGCGACCGCGAGTACGACGACCCCGACGTGATCCACGCCGGCAGCGTCGAGGCGGCGCTGGAAGCCGCCCGTGAACGCGGCGCACCCGTGCTGTACGTCCTCGGCGGGAGCGCCATCTACGGGGCGCTGCTGCCACACTACGACCGGATGCTCATCAGTCGAATCGAAGGCGAGTACGAGGGCGACGCCTCCTTCCCCGAGTTCGACCGCGATGAGTGGGAACTGGTGTCCGAGACGGAGTTCGACGGCTACGTCCTCGAAGAGTGGCTGCCGACGTCGAAGCGGGACTGA
- a CDS encoding helix-turn-helix domain-containing protein, which translates to MTTVVEFVIPAHEFPLGAIAENHPSMTVELERIVPTELAIMPYFWVRGIDGVTQEEVMAGLAAQEDVKNVEVVDQAGGAYLMRAEWESQCEGVMRAITTTELVLLSGIGNSEQWTFELRATDHEAIASFQEYCHEHDIHPTLTSMHRLSEMDSTEDYDLTPSQREALVLAYERGYYQTPRSATLAELAEELDITGQSLGSRLRRGTHRLIAGTLIELE; encoded by the coding sequence ATGACTACGGTCGTCGAGTTCGTCATCCCGGCCCACGAGTTCCCGCTCGGGGCCATCGCCGAGAACCACCCCTCGATGACGGTTGAACTCGAACGTATCGTCCCGACGGAACTGGCCATCATGCCCTACTTCTGGGTCCGCGGGATCGACGGGGTGACCCAAGAGGAGGTGATGGCGGGATTGGCCGCACAGGAGGACGTGAAGAACGTCGAAGTCGTCGACCAGGCCGGTGGCGCGTACCTCATGCGTGCCGAGTGGGAGAGCCAGTGCGAGGGCGTGATGCGGGCAATCACCACCACCGAACTCGTACTCCTGTCGGGCATCGGGAACTCCGAACAGTGGACCTTCGAGCTGCGGGCCACCGACCACGAGGCCATCGCGTCGTTCCAGGAGTACTGCCACGAACACGACATCCACCCCACGCTCACCTCGATGCACCGCCTCTCGGAGATGGATTCCACCGAGGACTACGATCTCACCCCGTCACAGCGGGAGGCGCTGGTACTCGCGTACGAGCGTGGCTACTACCAGACGCCCCGAAGCGCCACGCTGGCGGAACTGGCCGAGGAACTCGACATCACCGGCCAGTCGCTCGGGTCCCGGCTCCGCCGTGGCACACATCGGCTCATCGCGGGCACGCTGATCGAGCTCGAGTGA